The following proteins come from a genomic window of Montipora capricornis isolate CH-2021 chromosome 9, ASM3666992v2, whole genome shotgun sequence:
- the LOC138015004 gene encoding tripeptidyl-peptidase 1-like, translating into MGQSHDLQSHLCSAMEGAKIACAAFYFVFMASCTATTQSQDHVVLEKSHDVEAWRVEGWKKLERLSPREEIVLIFALKQRNLESLERIFWKVSDPTNAEYGKHLSLSNLTRLIAPSDETLETVQAWLSSHGVHSTDCNLIVTRDFMSCRMSRKVAEALVVGAKFHRFKHSKLTKPVVRSDQLYSVPLSVAQYIDFVGGVLRFPAVNGPSSPRVAKPEFLDSMLTRDQIHIGVLPSVLRERYNLSDVVGKHPDNRQSVAQFLEQYYSPSDLSEFFYLFGSSFQHLPNMTKEIGPDSGRSGIEASLDTQYIMSLGAMVPTWFWSTGGRHESQEPFLEWLMGISNYSQVPWVHSVSYSDNEDTLDVAYMNRINIEFQKAGVRGLSFLFASGDNGAGCKKKRFRPMFPSSSPYVTTVGGTAFNDPFTVSSEYGYDISGGGFSFIFPQPTYQHDVVQQYLKSGPNIPPSSYFNASGRAFPDISAVCNHFWIVNNLVPVPGVMGTSASTPTVAGIISLLNDARFQNQKPALGFLNPFLYQNAASMYDVTTGHNEGCLDYDTGFYATAGWDPVTGTGTPNYPALLKAALKD; encoded by the coding sequence ATGGGACAATCACATGATCTGCAATCACATCTGTGTTCGGCAATGGAAGGTGCAAAGATTGCGTGTGCCGCATTTTATTTCGTGTTCATGGCTTCGTGCACTGCTACAACACAAAGCCAAGATCACGTAGTTCTAGAAAAAAGCCATGACGTCGAAGCTTGGCGAGTGGAAGGATGGAAAAAGCTCGAACGCCTATCTCCCCGTGAGGAAATTGTCCTTATCTTCGCTCTCAAACAACGCAATCTAGAATCTCTGGAGCGAATTTTTTGGAAAGTCTCGGATCCAACAAATGCAGAATACGGCAAGCATCTTTCCTTGTCCAACCTTACACGGCTGATTGCGCCGTCCGATGAAACGCTTGAGACCGTGCAAGCTTGGCTATCAAGTCATGGTGTGCATTCCACTGACTGCAACTTGATTGTTACGAGAGATTTCATGTCCTGTCGCATGTCTCGCAAAGTTGCAGAGGCATTAGTTGTTGGAGCCAAATTTCACCGTTTTAAGCATTCTAAACTCACGAAGCCGGTTGTTCGCTCAGATCAACTCTATTCCGTTCCACTAAGTGTTGCCCAATACATTGATTTTGTGGGAGGAGTACTTCGTTTTCCAGCAGTCAACGGCCCATCGTCACCTCGGGTTGCCAAACCAGAGTTCTTAGACAGCATGCTAACGCGTGATCAGATCCACATCGGTGTCTTGCCCAGTGTTTTACGAGAGCGATACAATTTGTCAGATGTGGTTGGTAAGCATCCAGACAATCGCCAGTCAGTGGCTCAATTTCTGGAACAATACTATAGTCCTTCGGACTTAAGCGAGTTCTTCTACTTGTTTGGTAGTTCCTTTCAGCATTTGCCCAATATGACAAAAGAAATTGGTCCAGACAGTGGGCGTTCTGGCATTGAAGCGAGCCTAGATACCCAGTACATTATGAGTCTAGGTGCCATGGTGCCGACTTGGTTTTGGAGCACTGGTGGGCGACACGAATCTCAAGAACCTTTCTTGGAGTGGCTTATGGGCATAAGCAATTATTCACAGGTACCTTGGGTACACAGTGTAAGTTACAGTGACAATGAGGACACACTTGATGTGGCATACATGAATAGGATTAACATTGAATTTCAGAAGGCTGGTGTGCGTGGTCTGTCATTCTTGTTTGCAAGTGGCGACAATGGAGCTGGGTGTAAAAAGAAAAGATTCCGTCCTATGTTTCCATCTTCATCTCCTTATGTTACTACAGTTGGTGGTACTGCATTTAACGATCCCTTTACCGTCTCTAGTGAATATGGCTATGACATCAGTGGTGGAGGTTTCAGCTTTATCTTTCCACAGCCAACATATCAACATGATGTGGTCCAACAGTACCTGAAGTCCGGGCCCAATATCCCACCTTCCTCTTACTTCAATGCCAGTGGCCGTGCATTTCCTGACATTTCTGCAGTGTGCAACCACTTCTGGATAGTTAACAACTTGGTTCCTGTTCCGGGCGTTATGGGAACATCGGCATCAACACCAACTGTTGCTGGCATCATTTCATTGCTAAATGATGCACGGTTCCAGAACCAAAAGCCTGCTCTAGGATTTCTCAATCCCTTCTTGTATCAGAATGCTGCATCCATGTACGATGTTACCACTGGACATAATGAAGGCTGTCTTGACTATGATACTGGATTTTATGCCACTGCTGGCTGGGATCCAGTGACTGGAACAGGGACTCCCAACTATCCAGCATTATTAAAAGCAGCTCTTAAGGACTAA
- the LOC138015006 gene encoding uncharacterized protein: protein MESTFEVLPWESSSKKQDSLINQLFGKISNAEADKTPSRVSRDVLALNVQDKNKVKRKGEKRKEINDDGGKTKPREKRKDKRDKSKFKTGLLMISHPERTQDNQSERTKNHEGVTYAGGPDLEARVDSVHESNRSDNKKIRDLHENESESIKTATEKQEKKQKKSRAKVTVVNQDCEGRTESAKLTVKLDESRSNQAFESKLKNSKRKKSKDKKEGVQGQSTEKRKKTGNDKQQDSFDIHMKKNGSLELHNRFPVIPSKLTVSEKMTKQLESSRFRWINEQLYTTTGEEAVALFSEDPSLFDIYHRGFTNQVGLWPVNPVDMIIQWLRTRASSDVIADFGCGEAVIAQSVQNKVHSFDLVAKNELVTACNMAKVPLKPASVDVVVFCLSLMGTNLVDFLREAHRVLKLGAFLKVAEVTSRISDTAEFIKSLSRLGFKLQQQDTSNKMFVLFDFIKDKESFKTVSSKKLAGLKLKPCIYKKR, encoded by the exons ATGGAGAGCACTTTCGAAGTATTACCTTGGGAAAGCTCTTCAAAGAAACAGGATTCTCTTATTAACCAACTGTTTGGAAAGATCTCGAATGCTGAAGCTGACAAGACACCGTCACGGGTTTCTCGAGATGTGCTTGCTTTGAATGTACAAGACAAGAATAAGGTTAAGAGAAAGGGAGAGAAGCGAAAGGAGATCAATGACGATGGCGGAAAAACAAAGCCAAGAGAGAAACGGAAGGACAAGAGAGATAAGAGTAAGTTCAAAACAGGTCTTCTGATGATATCTCACCCAGAACGGACTCAAGATAATCAATCAGAGAGAACGAAGAATCACGAGGGGGTAACATATGCTGGAGGACCTGATCTTGAGGCTCGTGTTGATAGTGTACATGAAAGTAACCGATCAGATAACAAGAAAATAAGGGACTTGCATGAAAACGAGAGTGAATCAATAAAAACAGCAACAgaaaaacaggaaaagaagcaaaagaagagCAGAGCTAAAGTAACTGTTGTTAATCAAGATTGCGAAGGGAGGACTGAATCAGCAAAACTGACTGTAAAATTGGATGAAAGTCGATCAAATCAAGCTTTTGAAAGTAAATTGAAGAATTCCAAGAGAAAGAAGTCAAAAGATAAAAAGGAAGGTGTTCAAGGGCAAAGCacagagaaaagaaagaaaactggaAATGACAAACAACAAGATTCTTTTGACATACATATGAAAAAAAATGGAAGTTTGGAGCTCCATAATAGATTTCCTGTCATCCCCAGCAAATTAACTGTTTCTGAAAAGATGACAAAGCAGTTGGAATCTTCAAGGTTTCGCTGGATAAATGAACAGTTGTACACCACGACAGGAGAGGAGGCTGTAGCTCTGTTCTCGGAAGACCCCAGCTTATTTGATATTTATCATCGGGGTTTCACTAATCAAGTGGGACTGTGGCCAGTCAATCCTGTTGATATGATTATTCAATGGTTGAGAACAAG AGCTTCATCTGATGTGATTGCTGATTTTGGTTGTGGAGAAGCAGTCATTGCTCAAAGTGTTcaaaataaagttcattcattTGATCTTGTGGCAaaaaatgagcttgtaacagcCTGCAACATGGCAAAG gttCCTTTAAAGCCAGCTAGTGTTgatgttgttgtgttctgtcttTCTCTAATGGGAACAAACCTTGTGGATTTCTTGAGAGAAGCCCATAGAGTTCTAAAACTTGG tGCTTTTTTGAAAGTAGCTGAAGTGACAAGTCGCATTAGTGACACAGCAGAGTTTATCAAGTCGTTGTCAAGACTTGGGTTTAAACTGCAACAACAG GATACCTCGAACAAGATGTTTGTGTTGTTTGACTTCATCAAAGATAAGGAATCATTCAAGACTGTTTCATCAAAAAAGTTAGCTGGACTTAAGCTAAAACCTTGTATCTACAAAAAACGCTAG